A window from Fragaria vesca subsp. vesca linkage group LG5, FraVesHawaii_1.0, whole genome shotgun sequence encodes these proteins:
- the LOC101303223 gene encoding late embryogenesis abundant protein D-34-like, whose protein sequence is MSQEPPRRTQKEKEPIKYGDIFNVSGDLASKTVAPQDAAMMQTAESMVLGQTQKGGPAAVMQSAATQNERAGLVRHDEATDVAGNEGVTVTETDVPGRRIITESVGGQVIGQYVKPVPVAQQAAVGGYKQQNTISIGEALEASAQTAGDRPLDLSDAAAIQAAEVRATGSNVIVPGGLAATAQSAAAHNASTDREQDKIKVSDVLSGATAKLPADKAATMEDAQGVVGAEMRNNPDMVLRPGGVAASVNAAARLKENMNVNT, encoded by the exons ATGAGTCAGGAACCGCCGAGGAGGACTCAGAAGGAAAAAGAACCCATCAAGTACGGCGACATTTTCAACGTCTCCGGCGACCTGGCATCCAAAACGGTGGCGCCACAAGATGCTGCGATGATGCAGACTGCTGAAAGCATGGTGTTGGGTCAGACTCAGAAGGGCGGTCCGGCCGCCGTCATGCAATCGGCCGCTACCCAAAACGAAAGAGCTGGCCTGGTCCGTCACGATGAGGCTACTGATGTAGCTGGAAATGAAGGTGTCACTGTTACAGAGACTGATGTCCCTGGAAGGCGAATAATCACTGAATCAGTTGGTGGACAG GTTATTGGCCAGTATGTGAAGCCAGTACCGGTTGCACAGCAAGCAGCTGTAGGAGGCTACAAGCAGCAGAATACAATAAGTATAGGGGAGGCACTGGAGGCCTCGGCCCAAACGGCTGGAGATAGGCCATTGGATCTGAGTGATGCCGCGGCAATTCAGGCAGCAGAGGTGAGAGCAACAGGCAGCAATGTCATAGTTCCAGGAGGCTTGGCTGCCACGGCTCAATCCGCTGCAGCCCACAATGCTTCAACTGACAGGGAGCAAGACAAGATTAAGGTTTCTGATGTGCTGTCGGGTGCGACTGCCAAGTTACCTGCGGATAAGGCGGCAACTATGGAGGATGCTCAAGGAGTGGTGGGTGCTGAGATGAGGAACAACCCCGACATGGTGTTACGTCCAGGTGGGGTGGCTGCTTCTGTTAATGCAGCTGCCAGGCTCAAAGAAAATATGAACGTGAATACCTAG